One part of the Ralstonia pickettii genome encodes these proteins:
- the msrB gene encoding peptide-methionine (R)-S-oxide reductase MsrB: protein MTVKKSDAEWRDQLSDIEYRVTREAATERPFTGKYWDHWERGVYNCVCCGTPLFESSTKFDAGCGWPSYFQPINGEVIDEKTDRSHGMLRIEVQCKNCGAHLGHVFEDGPAPTGLRYCINSAALNFGD from the coding sequence ATGACCGTCAAGAAATCCGACGCCGAATGGCGCGACCAACTCTCCGACATCGAATACCGCGTCACCCGCGAAGCGGCCACCGAACGCCCCTTCACCGGCAAGTACTGGGACCACTGGGAGCGCGGCGTCTATAACTGCGTCTGCTGCGGCACGCCGCTGTTTGAATCGTCGACCAAGTTCGATGCGGGCTGCGGCTGGCCGAGCTATTTCCAGCCCATCAACGGCGAGGTGATCGACGAGAAGACCGACCGCTCACACGGCATGCTGCGCATCGAAGTGCAGTGCAAGAATTGTGGCGCGCACCTCGGCCACGTGTTCGAGGATGGCCCCGCGCCCACTGGGCTGCGGTATTGCATCAACTCGGCTGCGCTAAACTTCGGCGATTGA
- a CDS encoding septation protein A, which produces MKFLFDLFPVILFFAAFKVAGIYVATTVAMVATVLQIAWVWFKHRKVDAMQWLSLLIIGVFGGATLIFHNETFIKWKPTVLYWLFGVVLLGSVVVVRKNLIRAMMEQQVSLPETMWGRLNLVWALFFLVMGCLNLYVAYNFDTDVWVNFKLFGSMGLMVVFILAQSVWLARHMQERPANAANAANDANIGDDR; this is translated from the coding sequence ATGAAATTCCTGTTCGATCTGTTCCCGGTCATCCTGTTCTTTGCTGCCTTCAAGGTGGCCGGTATTTATGTGGCGACCACCGTCGCGATGGTCGCCACCGTGCTGCAGATCGCCTGGGTGTGGTTCAAGCACCGCAAGGTCGACGCCATGCAGTGGCTGTCGCTGCTCATCATCGGGGTGTTTGGCGGCGCAACGCTGATCTTCCACAACGAAACCTTCATCAAGTGGAAGCCGACGGTGCTCTATTGGCTGTTTGGCGTTGTGCTGTTGGGCAGCGTGGTGGTCGTTCGCAAGAACCTCATCCGCGCCATGATGGAGCAGCAGGTATCGCTGCCCGAAACGATGTGGGGCCGCCTGAACCTGGTGTGGGCGCTGTTCTTCCTGGTCATGGGCTGCCTGAACCTTTACGTGGCCTACAACTTCGACACCGACGTGTGGGTCAACTTCAAGCTGTTCGGCTCGATGGGCCTGATGGTGGTATTCATCCTTGCGCAGAGTGTCTGGCTGGCGCGCCACATGCAGGAGCGCCCGGCCAACGCGGCCAACGCGGCCAACGACGCCAACATTGGAGACGACCGGTGA
- a CDS encoding BolA family protein gives MAADPREIERLLREAFQPVQLVVEDDSAKHAGHAGAASGGGHYNVEIVSAAFAGKNRLARHRMVYDALHTLWPAAIHALAIRAVTPEENT, from the coding sequence ATGGCTGCAGATCCGCGAGAAATCGAACGCCTTCTGCGCGAGGCCTTCCAGCCCGTCCAACTGGTCGTTGAAGACGACAGCGCCAAGCACGCCGGACACGCCGGCGCAGCCTCCGGCGGCGGGCATTACAACGTCGAAATCGTCAGCGCGGCCTTTGCCGGCAAGAACCGTTTGGCCCGTCATCGCATGGTGTATGATGCGCTGCACACGCTGTGGCCGGCGGCGATCCATGCGCTGGCGATCCGCGCGGTCACTCCCGAAGAAAACACGTAA
- a CDS encoding peptidylprolyl isomerase, producing the protein MKISSLTASLLAAALAATVAPAMAQNAAVVNGKAIPSAKVDALIKKSGQPESPELRARARDMLVDRELIEQDAAKRGLLERDDIQEQLAAARLNVLVAAEFEDYVKNSPATEDELHKQYDKIKAQFGNGKEYHAHHILVDKEGDAKAIIAKLKAGAKFEDIAKAQSKDKGSGANGGDLDWANPGTYVPEFSAALTGLKKGQITQTPVKTQFGWHVIRLDDTRDAKIPSYEDVKPQLLEMMMGDQNWQRSKFQAMLKDLREKAKIQ; encoded by the coding sequence ATGAAGATTTCCAGCCTCACTGCCAGCCTGCTGGCTGCTGCCCTTGCTGCGACCGTTGCTCCCGCCATGGCGCAAAATGCTGCGGTGGTCAACGGCAAAGCCATCCCGAGCGCCAAGGTGGACGCGCTGATCAAGAAGTCGGGCCAGCCCGAATCGCCCGAACTGCGCGCCAGGGCCCGCGACATGCTGGTCGACCGTGAACTGATCGAGCAGGACGCGGCCAAACGCGGTCTGCTGGAGCGTGACGACATTCAGGAACAACTCGCTGCTGCGCGCCTGAATGTGCTCGTGGCCGCCGAGTTCGAAGACTACGTCAAGAACAGCCCTGCCACCGAAGACGAACTGCACAAGCAGTACGACAAGATCAAGGCGCAGTTCGGCAACGGCAAGGAATACCACGCCCACCACATCCTGGTGGACAAGGAAGGCGACGCGAAGGCCATCATCGCCAAGCTCAAGGCCGGCGCCAAGTTTGAAGACATCGCCAAGGCGCAATCGAAGGACAAGGGATCGGGCGCCAACGGCGGCGATCTGGACTGGGCGAACCCGGGCACCTACGTGCCGGAATTCTCGGCCGCTCTCACCGGCCTGAAGAAGGGGCAGATCACCCAGACGCCGGTCAAGACGCAATTCGGCTGGCACGTGATCCGTCTGGACGACACGCGCGACGCCAAGATCCCGTCGTACGAAGACGTCAAGCCGCAGTTGCTCGAGATGATGATGGGCGACCAGAACTGGCAACGCAGCAAGTTCCAGGCGATGCTGAAAGACCTGCGCGAAAAAGCGAAGATCCAGTAA